The genomic region AGGAGTCAAACTGAAGAACCGTGCGTTGGAAGGTGAAGCTGTCCTCTAAACATGATCATGATTAGCAGATGGTTATAAATCAAATGTGAATAACAGATTCAATAATAGaccagtagggtgtaggagagagagaccagtagggtgtaggagagagagagaccagtagggtgtaggagagagagagagagaccagtagggtgtaggagagataccaatagggtgtaggagagagaccagtagggtgtaggagagagaaagagaccagtagggtgtaggagagagagagaccagtagggtgtaggagagagagagagaccagtagggtgtaggagagagagagagagaccagtagggtgtaggagagagagagagagaccagtagggtgtaggagagagagagagaccagcagggtgtaggagagagagagagaccagtagggtgtaggagagagagagaccagtagggtgtaggagagagagataccagttgggtgtaggagagagagaccagtagggtgtaggagagagaaagaccagtagggtgtaggagagagagagaccagtagggtgtaggagagagagataccagtagggtgtaggagagagagagaccagtagggtgtaggagagagaaagaccagtagggtgtaggagagagagaccagtagggtgtaggagagagagaccagtagggtgtaggagagagagataccagtagggtgtaggagagagagataccagtagggtgtaggagagagaaagaccagtagggtgtaggagagagaaagaccagtagggtgtaggagagagagataccagttgggtgtaggagagagagaccagtagggtgtaggagagagaaagaccagtagggtgtaggagagagagataccagtagggtgtaggagagagagaccagtagggtgtaggagagagaaagaccagtagggtgtaggagagagagaaaccagtagggtgtaggagagagaaagaccagtagggtgtaggagagagaaagaccagtagggtgtaggagagagagagaccagtagggtgtaggagagagagaccagtagggtgtaggagagagaaagaccagtagggtgtaggagagagagataccagtagggtgtaggagagagagaccagtagggtgtaggagagagaaagaccagtagggtgtaggagagagagagaccagtagggtgtaggagagagaaagaccagtagggtgtaggagagagataccagtagggtgtaggagagagagaccagtagggtgtaggagagagaaagaccagtagggtgtaggagagagagagaccagtagggtgtaggagagagagagaccagtagggtgtaggagagagagaccagtagggtgtaggagagagagaccagtaggaCTATCCAGGGACGTCATGAGAAGGTGCCAGGCTCAGTGATTGCTGTGTCAACAGTAACCATGGAGACAGGCGGGTGTGTTAGATGAGAGGCCTGGAGGCCCTCCTGCTGGCTCACCCGTTCAGAGTCTTatctgtctacgtgtgtgtgtaggtgtgtgtgtaggtgtgtgtgtaggtgtgtgtgtaggtgtgtgtgtaggtgtgtgtgtaggtgtgtgtgtacctggttgcGGTCGCGGGCGTTGGCGTATCTGAACCTCTGGATATAGTAGAAGACAAGCCAGGCGAGGGAGATGATCATCAGCACGATGAACGAGATGGACACGAACACCACCGACGTCCTGCTCACATACTTCTGCAGGTTACGTGTTCCTATGGTGATGTGCATGGTTACCGTGACGTTACGCTCCAGCAGGGCGGCGACCTCGCGACCTTTAGGTTCCGGGATCATGATGGCTACCACGTCTCCCGTACCTgatggtggacacacacacagacagaagggtGAGGTGAAGGTCCAAGCAGAGCGGGATGATTGACTCGGTGTTTCAGTGAAACCAAACTACACAccattaaccctaaccctactgcaACTGACAACACTAACTTTAAACTAGCAACACTATAGTCTGTTTATATTCAGAGAGGCGACAGCAAAGAGTCTGACTGAAGAggcttaaagtgtgtgtgtgtagtgtgtgtgtttgtctgtctataGTCTCTAGGGCAGCCCGCCAGACACACGGCCTTCTGGGATACCCTTGCTCGCCAAGCAGAACTACAGAGCCAAGACTGTTACATTACCTTACCCTGGGGTGAACTacccagagatggagggagagatggagagatatggaagggtggatagatggataaagatggagagatggagagagagagagatggagaaggacagagagattgagagaaagagagacggagatggagagatggagagagagatatggcaGGGTGGTAGTGGCTAAATGTACGCACGTAAGAGAGGCTGATAGTGGAAAAAGTTACAAAGATCTCCAGGTAAACAGGGACAGAATTGTGTTGTTGCTGAACGATGTTATCATGTTGCCTGGATACTGTGCAGACCGCCTCAGGTTTGAGAGGTCTTCAGCTGAGCTTCAGACTCAAGGGTTTAGTGACCATGGCcatctgggtatgtgtgtgtgtgtgtgtgtatgtgtgtggtgtgtctgtgtgtgtatgtgggcccTCAAAGTGAACAAAGACTAATACAaacagaactagagagggtacaatttctggggaaattgtagggtgtgcttgcttgcgtcggttgcacaggggtccgtttttgaatgacatttttacaactgatatttctgtatattttatataaaaatgcatacttattatttataaagattacatagatttaaaagcattttttttttctgctcatttacaactgaaaatacgagtgaagtgtagaatgaaatagatgtcttctcatttcccctgcaagaggctgcctcatcgttgaatcaaaacgaataaatttggcagaccggtgtaaaaattgacctaatctctatgacttatatgtgaggaatgtttattttaacgattgaaaacagataacgctacatcatagaccactgtagtatgtgttgttcgggcaacacaggctaatgtcatgatgctaatacttcagtgaaatagtagactactgtttccgaaagtagatgtacttccttaataatatcagcttatattgtacattacacatcacaattgtgtgtcatatcacaaagtaaaatgagtaaatagttatcaccctggcctctttgcttgtggcgtttctgcagctgccttgcagtaaagctatagttagcctagctatcccccaagttaacagatgcgaaacgaatgttctgctacaggtagtcacgcgtgttttcgtgacgttagtgacgtagtgacgttagtaacgtcagtgactgtggctagcaaattagccaccgttagcttcacttttcgccacaaaaacgtaacttgagcctaaaccatgcaatggaacgtaaatcccaatagaagcaactcaatcgctaccaagacgaaacttttgacacctatgttgtctatgtaggccaaatattgactgagttttaggggggcaaaaagaataataataatatatatgcgagagaacaaaggttgtgctctcgccgaaggcttgagcacacccaataacaattCTTTCTCCAGATGGGTCCGATATCTCCTTGATAGCGTGCCTTGCTAACCAGGCGACTGAAGACAGCTTCAATCCCTGATCCTTTACTCCTGTTCTGCACAATGCAAACAACACCAACCAGGATAGCTGCTGTTTGCTCTGTGAACATACAGAAATATATGGAGTAATATTGACCTGGCCAGACTCAGGGCTAACCAGGACAGTATTCTCCTCTTCTAGAAACACACAAAGATGCTGCAAGCTGgagggagcagggtgtgtgtgtgtgtgtgtgtgtgtgtgtgcaaacactCAGTTTTGAGGTGTGCGCTAAGCTAACTCCTTCAGTGCTGAGCACAGAGTTTTAGCTAGCAGACAGGGCTGTAGCATCAGTCTAGCTGAGGGTCATGTAGCTGGTTAGCAACACTGATTAGCATGACATAGACCAACAGACCAGCCTCCCCTATAGATAAAATGAGCCCTAGACATGACAGTTAGATGTAGTGTGTGGTAATTATGCCACAGCTGAAGCATGAGTTTTTAAGCCTAAGGGGCTCAAGGCTGGCAGATCTCTGGAGTCTCCAGGCACTTGTCCACATTTCTGGCTGGTCCATGGGCTCACAGCAGGGGACAAAtcaactcctctccctcttctcctctctctctctccacctcctccatcatttTGATCTCTTTGGTCTCTCAGCcaatctctttctccgtctgtgCCCCTATatatcctccccctcttcccccctgtcctcctccctctatctgctCATCTGGGTATGAGTTGTGGCTGGAAGCAGGCCAGCAGTTCCCAAAAATAGCTTTTCATCTTTCAGGAGGTAACGAAGGATGGCCCTGTCCTCACACACCAGTCTGACAGGCTGGgatggggattgggggggggggggggatcagcagACACAGTAAGATCATTGGTCGCCTCATCCTGTCCGTTCAGCTCCAGTAAGGCAGCTTGCGTCAGGTCCGTTGTTGACAGAGTGAACGATGcaggtttctctctgtgtcacactgAGCCAGTCAGTCCAGCGatcatctctctgtgtcacactgAGCCAGGCCAGCTCCTAGCCAGATCCATCTTTACACGTGGGGCTTATGATAGGATGTGATCGTCACTTTAACACCTCATGAGAAAAAATGAACTAAAAAATGGTTGCCACAATCACCATGTTTAAAGTCGGATGCATAAGACTCaactcagccacctgagcggttagagaatcgggctagtaatcagaaggttgctggtttgattcccgtccgtgtcaaaagatgttgtgtccttaggcaaggcacttcactctacttgccttggggggaatgtccctgtacttactgtaagtcgctctggataagagcgtctgctaaatgtaaatgttcaattACAGtcttctctctatttttctacactctctccctcctctctttctccctctccccctagaGACACCAGTTACCTCTGCTCTGGAGAGACCTGCTCTAGAGACACCAGTTACCTCTGCTCTGGAAATATGAGACACCAGGTACATCTGCTCTGGAGAGACCTGCTCTAGAGACACCAGTTACCTCTGCTCTGGAGAGACCTGCTCTAGAGACACCAGAGACGTCTGCCCTGATGGAGTCTGGCGGCTGGGGATAGCTTGCAGGCCTACACACAGTTGTATGGTGGTTTGCTGTTTAACACAGTGATTACATGTAGTCTggttacacacagagacatacatacATTCCTACAGGTGGTAGTTTTCTGATAGCTGACCTGTTGCTTAATTCAAAATGAAAATGTTCTTTTCAAACGTCTACTCAACAAGGGACCATAAAACAGCTACTTGTTGAAGGCACTGATCGACGTTTGAAAGCTATATCTTGATACTTGTACGCTGAATAAAGTGTCTGATTTCCATGAACTTGCCTTTCTTGGCCAGAGAAGAGATGGCCACCAAGGCAATAGGTTGGGCCGCAGAACCACAGCACAACGATTACAGAGAAGCCTAGCATAGCTACCCGTAGCACCTTCTCCAATTGTAACTTCTAGTCCTGTGTTGACGGGTCATGTCACAGTCTCTTACCTGCATGGGGCATCGTTATGGTGTCGTTGGCGTTACTGGAGCCCACGTTATAAATGATCACTGCAGACGCGTTGCGGTTCGCGGCGTTGTGAATTTTCTCCCGGTACGTGCAATTGCCTGCAGAAATCAAGGCTACCCATGCACCGCCGTGGACAGGTACCGGGAATTTAACGTTCGGGTCACACGCTTGTCTCTCGTGAGACGGCATCAACACAAACCCACGAGCTTCTTTCTTTGGGGAATGCTCCCCGTAACGGCCACATTCGGTCTTCTCCGTTTTGATTTCTGAAGTGACTGGGTCCAGGTAAGTGATGTTTACGAATGCTGTGTACCATTCTTCTTTTTCCGCCACCGTGAAGTCCAGGCACAACAAATGGACGAAACAGAAGGACAGCAGCCACGTCGAAAGAGCCAGACTGCGGCATGCCTGAATAAGGGACACTGCCATGGTTCGGGGTCGGCAACTGCTCCCTCTCCAACTCCTCAAATGCTGTCTGTCTCAGTCTAGGAAAGCTCCGCTTTGCTTGTCACAGCGAGACGGCGATGCCAATCCTTGAGAGATTTAATGAACGCAGGATAATTGGCTGCCTTCAGGACTAACCGTTTACCGGGCCATTGTCAATACTTTGCGAGAGTTGGTTGTGGTCAGGCGCCAGTTGCACTACTATGTCGAAGTCTCGGCTGTCTAGTCAAACTGACAGGGAGGTGCGGTCCTGCAATGTTGTTTTTGGTCGATCGTGACGAGCAGTCTGTAGGGTAAATTATGGGTCACTCAAATTGAGTTATTTTTTCGCCCGTTGAGAGGGGTTTATCATTCTAGCTATTCATTCGGATTAGAGTGCGAAACTCCACCCACCTGGGCTACACAGGATTACATAGCGTGTTTATAAAACCGTTGTACACTTGACATGGGCGGGGTTCACGAAGATAGACGAGGGTAGCCGAACCTTTGTTTGGGTTTCTACCCCCGACCGTGGTCACGCGCGAGACTTGAGTAATTCTGTTCAAGATTTAAGACTCAACTGTTCAGAATAAATATTCCCCTTtgagcagagatggcaaaagtacacacatccttcactcaagtagaagtacagatactcatgtttaaaaagactggtatAAGCTGAGGTAccgactacactttttcactcaagttaaagtaaagaagtgtgggcatATGTAAAAAGTATCCATTACTACACCTGTTATAGTATTACACAGGTAACTGGACATCACAACATcttaatacattaatacaaaaatacattatAGACGCATttgccaggaatcctttttgacaccGAAAATTTAGAACATCTCCTTCATATGTAGTATATATGGGTAGCCTAATCAGGAATGTCAACATCGCTAACTCCCTCTCATCCACAACGTCCTTTTTTTCGACACTTTTTTTTccagacacacagtgaaaggaggaaaggagaacagagaagcctaaaactgaGTAGATTAAAACAGAATAGGCTATATTAGCGTCCTCATCAAGTAGCATACTCAATGATTAAACCTTTTCTTTTGCCCTTTTGggggaaatattttttcaacctttcaaagcttgagtaaaaagttgtcagaaaactTTAGGCTATAGTGAAGTAGAATCTACGTAAGTCTACGTAAATCATATTCAAATTCAGATACTTTTGTCAGTTTTCTAGCTCCATACGtaagtacagtagcctacagtacttcccatctctgccatCTGGTGTAATAATTAGTCTGCAGGACCCGTTATCCCCCACAGGAGAGCTAAAATTTCCCCTAAAACGTACTTATGTGGGCTACATGtggaaatgtttttattttgctAAAAATTGTGTTATAATTGTGTTGTAATTTGCTTTTGTTGATAAAACGAAGGAAAATCGATAATTAACTTATTTCTTACTACACGTGAATCCGGAGATGTTGTTTTCAAAGTAGGATAGCGATCGAATAGTCTTCATTTCACCTCGGAAGAATTTGCACGGACCACACAGTCGTAACTTCCTCTTCAAGTGTGGAACGTGTGGTGGACTAGTCAAGGTAACTTTTGTATTATAATTTAATGTATTTAGAGCTCAGTGTTATAATATAAATAATATAAGATAGTCGACTCATTACATGCACATGCATAGAGTTAAAGCCATTGTCTTTAGCTAGCTAGAAGTAGGATGTCGAGACATGATAAACTGGTGGCTAACGAGCTTGCTACGATAATCTGGGTTTGCAAGCTATAGTATATGAACCGTGTGTTGCTAACGTAAAATACATTTTGACGATTTGCAGTGTCATTGATTGTGGCATGGACATTATGTCCACTGCTGGCATggcaatattttcttactgtagtGGGGTAGCCCAGCTATGAGGCGCTAACCAGTTAAACGTCCTTTTCTCTTGCTGATGTTATGTTTACGTCGCCGTGCGCTAATCCAACCTGCTCAGCAATGCCGAAAAAGAAGACTGGTGCCCGCAAGAAGGCAGAAAACCGTAAGGAACGGGAAAAACAGAGTCGAGCCAACCGTGACCATGTCGACGTGGCAAAGCACCCCTGCAACTCCGCTATGGTACGCAGATTATGAAGCTGGATAGTTATCAGTAACATGAGTGGTGAGCTGATTCAAGCTCCCGACTGGGTTGATTCAAATTGTGTAAAACTAATGACCAAAGAGCATAAAAGGAGATTAAGAGGCTGCAGGGATAATCATGGATGGTTGCTAAGTGATAATAGGGTGCCctggttagtataggtctacaAGGATAGTATAGGTCATTGTGTCTTAGTGTATAATGTGTATTATAGTATATTGCATACTTTTCTTTGTATATTAGGATGtttattactattattttaTTCAATTTTATTTGAgtttatcatagatgtaatctatgttcttagtacttatatgtcatgctagtggcttgcgttgtcttgtcccaagaattttagtgcccagtctgaccttgtgttgttctatgcacctgacaataaaacttGAAACCCTGATACatgatgtgttttgtgtttcaggAATGTGACAAGTGTGAAAGGTGAGCATCTGAACACATCCGGCCAAGTTAGCATCAGCCTCATCGTTTACTGcaacccagctgtgtgtgttagttattAGTTATTATCTTGTTGCCCTAAGATCaagatgacccctgacccctctacCACCTTTCTCCCCCATCTCACCATGGCGACCGGGCAGACGGCAGAAGAACCGAGCGTTCTGCTACTTCTGTGCGTCTGTGCAGAAGCTCCCCATGTGTGCCCAGTGTGGTACGTGTTCTACTAACCAGCCTGCTCCCGGTTCTCCTCCAGGGTTCTTACCACAGGGTTCTATCAAGGGTTCTTACCACAGGGTTCTCCTCCAGGGTTCTTACCACAGGGTTCTATCAAGGGTTCTCACTAGAGGGTTCTCCTCCAGGGTTCTTACTACAGGGTTCTATCCAGGGTTCTCACTAGAGGGTTCTCCTCCAGGGTTCTTACTACAGGGTTCTATCCAGGGTTCTTACTACAGGGTTCTATCCAGGGTTCTCACTAGAGGGTTCTCCTCCAGGGTTCTTACCACAGGGTAAGAACCCCAGGGTACTGTCTGTGACAGTTTCAGAAATGTACCAAGTCAAACACACATGTAGGGTTTTTCATTGAAATACACATCCCAGGCAATTAAAAAAAGACTGTAGTGAGAACATGGGCAGTTCACCCCAAAAGgcaaaactgttaacatgactCACGTGTTGTTGTGTCGACATGTTAGATGAGATGCAGGTCTGAGTCTGCATCATTCAGGACGTCTCAGGGGTTACACGAGAGGGAGCTGATGCTGTTGTTCCTGTGTTTCTACTTCAGGTAAAACCAAGTGCATGAAGTCATCTGACTGTGTGATCAAACATCCGGGGCTCCACAGCACCGGCATGGGCATGGTGGTAAGTGAAAGGGGGGGGCATGGTGGTAAGTGAAAGGGGGGCATGGTGGTGAGTGAAAGGGGGGGCATGGTGGTGAGTGAAAGGGGGGGCATGGTGGTGAGTGAAAGGGGGGGCATGGTGGTGAGTGAAAGGGGCGGGGAATTATGCTTATGACCattaatttgaatcaggtgtgttggagcagggaaacatctaaaacatgcaggacaggggtgccctgaggaccagggttgggaaccactgaccTAGACAAACATCATAAGTCTGGTCCTTTACTAAGTTTGTCACTTACTAAATGTGACATTACTAAATTGCTCTGGATTAAAGTGTCTCCTAAATGattaaaatataaatgtaaaagttgTTACTGTTAAGTAGGGTTTTTCCCttgctgtcctgtgtgtgcacCACCAGGGGGCGGTGTGTGATTTCTGCGAGGCCTGGGTGTGTCACGGCAGGAAGTGTCTGAGCAGTCACGCCTGTGTCTGCCCGCTGTCAGACGCAGACTGCATCGAGTGTGAACGCTGTGTCTGGGACCACGGTAACACAGAGCTGTCTCAcagctgttcacacacacacacacacacacacacacacacacacacacacacacacacacacacacacacacacacacagatgtctatTGATTTGTCACACCCAGGGCTCGAAATTAACTTTTTGGCTTGTCAGCCAAAATGGCTGGTAGATGGAAAAAATTACCAgccaataatatttttttaccGGCCAAAATTAAACCTGGCATTTCAGACGTACTCTGAAATTGTTTGACATAAACAACCGTTACCTATGATTTTAATATAATTCTATATTACTCTCAGAATGGATTAAACAAAATCAACCAATTTTACTTTTTGAAATAATGTATTACCTCAGGGGGTTCCAGGAGCTTACTACTCCTCTTGCTCAATGTGAGATGGGTTGTCCTTGTCCATGAGGTTTGGTCTTCGCTTTGGTCTTGGTcttcaaaattctgatgtgacagatcaatggggaatacTTTCTCTCTTAAATGCTGTTATCCTCtaccttttttgtctttttaaatcTAACTATTTGTATTATCCTTGTCATTCTCTAGCTGTTATAAAGGCTATCTTCCCGTTTTTCTGCCACCTAGATGCACGCACAACTGTTCGTGTTGGCGTTGCAAGCTTTTTTTTAACCATGACGGGCGCGGAAGTCGGGAGCTGTACTCCGCAATTTCACTCGCCAAATGGCGGAGCATCGGACACAATTTAGTCGCCAGCCCAAAAATCTACACGCCATTGGCGCTTGGCGGGTGCCAATTTCGAGCCCTGGTCACACCtgtttatgcacacacacacacccatacacacagagcTGCCTATTGttttcactcaaacacacacagctgttcacGGTTGTAGTGCTCATTCTCTTGCTCTGACTTCctctggaggcaggaggcaggatatTCCGCTGCTGTTTCTGTCACAACTTCCTGTGTGAGGACGACCAGTTTGAGCACCAGGCCAGCTGTCAGGTCCTGCAGGCGGAGACCTACAAATGTGagtccttcctcctcctgtccaccacacagctcctcctcctgtccaccacacagctcctcctcctgtccaccacacagctcctcctcctcctcctgtccaccacacagctcctcctcctcctcctgtccaccacacagctcctcttcctcctcctgtccaccacacagctcctcctcctcctcctgtccaccacacagctcctcctcctcctcctgtccaccacacagctcctcctcctgtccaccacacagctcctcctcctcctcctgtccaccacacagctcctcctcctcctcctgtccaccacacagctcctcctcctgtccaccacacagctcctcctcctgtccaccacacagctcctcctcctcctcctgtccaccacacagctcctcctcctcctcctgtccaccacacagctcctcctCAAG from Osmerus mordax isolate fOsmMor3 chromosome 14, fOsmMor3.pri, whole genome shotgun sequence harbors:
- the rnf150a gene encoding RING finger protein 150a, translating into MAVSLIQACRSLALSTWLLSFCFVHLLCLDFTVAEKEEWYTAFVNITYLDPVTSEIKTEKTECGRYGEHSPKKEARGFVLMPSHERQACDPNVKFPVPVHGGAWVALISAGNCTYREKIHNAANRNASAVIIYNVGSSNANDTITMPHAGTGDVVAIMIPEPKGREVAALLERNVTVTMHITIGTRNLQKYVSRTSVVFVSISFIVLMIISLAWLVFYYIQRFRYANARDRNQRRLGDAAKKAISKLQVRTVRKGDQEMEGDFDNCAVCIEGYRANDLVRVLPCRHVFHKHCVDPWLLEHRTCPMCKMNILKALGIPSNADCLDEIPPDYETSLGPPTNAATGASDVTVNNSSVVLDPAGREGEAEGEAGEALEAQHISREPVPEYLQNLSLSTCRTSPCVPAEPVPVYLQNLSLCDSDRSLIVAEVGRAEVGVSTAELSIQLQDHLVKS
- the znf330 gene encoding zinc finger protein 330, which translates into the protein MPKKKTGARKKAENRKEREKQSRANRDHVDVAKHPCNSAMECDKCERRQKNRAFCYFCASVQKLPMCAQCGKTKCMKSSDCVIKHPGLHSTGMGMVGAVCDFCEAWVCHGRKCLSSHACVCPLSDADCIECERCVWDHGGRIFRCCFCHNFLCEDDQFEHQASCQVLQAETYKCVSCNRLGQHSCLRCKACFCDDHVRSKVFKQEKGKNLPCPKCGHETQETKDLSMSTRSLKFGRQSGADEESYGYGASGYDSYWKSVSSAGQEEEGEEDYDEDEEEDEEEEEEEEEEEEVVDNLAGLKLEGAMVTGDSH